A segment of the Desulfofundulus kuznetsovii DSM 6115 genome:
CGGCCACATGGATATTGACCTGCAGGATGTGGAGCAACTGGTGGACCCCGCTCAATTGCGGGCCATAGCTGAGATTATCAAGTATGCGGCTAAACACTACGTTAACGGGGAACGAACCTTGAGGGAAGTAGTCCTGGCGGTGCTGGCGGATATAGATAGAGAGGGCCTGGATGTTGTATCTCCCTTTAAAGGCCTGCACCCGGGGGATTATGCCCGCCCCCGGGTGCAGGAAATTGCCGCCGCTATTAACCGCTACCGCCGCTTGCAGGTGCGCCAGCAGTTATAACTAGACCTCACAGCCGCAGCAGCAACTGCAGCTTTCATCGGAACAGGAATGCTGGCCGCCGGAAATGGCATCGCTAATGATCTGGTTGATTTCTTCCAGTAACTGTTCGAAGTTGTGTTGAGCACGGAAAAATTCCGTAATCAACGGGTTATCCATCATGCGCTTTTCCAGATCTTCCACATCGGCCTTCTGGCTTTCCGTAAGTTCCAGGCCCTGGGTCTGGATCATTTGCAGGAACCGCTGCTTTTGATGAAATTCATCGATGATTTGCTTGGCGGCAGGATCCTGCAGCATAGCCTGCTGGGCCTGGATCATGGCCGCCAACTCCTGGGAGCGGGCAATTTCTTCTCCCAGTTCCCGGGCCTTTGCGATTACAGACACATCAATCACCTCCCATCCGGGGAAATATTGATCATACCGTCGCCGCCAATTTGCCTTCCAGGTGGGTGAGGCGGGCTCCGGTAACAGTCACATTCACCAGTTGCCCGGCGAGGTCACTGGAGCCGGGGAAAATCACCAGCCGGTTGGTCCTGGTGCGGCCGCTCATCATTTCGGGGTTAGTTTTGCTTTCGCCTTCCACCAGAACCTGCTCCACCCGGCCAACGAGGGCCTGGTTATGGGCCAGGGTGATTTCGTTTTGTCTTTCAATGAGCTTTTGGATCCTTTCGCTTTTTATTCCGTCGGGCACCTGTTCGGGGAGGCGCGCCGCCGGGGTGCCCGGCCGGGGGTTATATACAAAGGTAAAGGCGCCGTCAAAGCGCACCCTTTCCACCAGATCCATGGTCTGAGCAAAATCCTCTTCCGTTTCCCCCGGGAACCCTACCATGATATCAGTGGTTATGGCCACGCCGGGTATAGCCCGGCGAATGCGCTCCACCAGGTCCAGGTAATAGTCCCGGTCGTAACCCCGGTTCATCAGCTTCAAGATACGGTTGCTGCCTGCCTGCACGGGCAGGTGGATATGTTCGCATACGTGGGGACAGCGGGCAATGGTATCAATCAGTTCCTGGGTAAAATCCCGGGGATGGGAGGTGGTAAAACGAATACGCCAAAGACCAGGAATTTGATCCACTTCTGCTAGCAGGCGGGCAAAACTGGTCGGCCCGGGCAAATCCTTACCGTAAGAATTCACATTCTGCCCTAAAAGGGTGACTTCCCGGTAGCCTTCCT
Coding sequences within it:
- a CDS encoding YlbF family regulator, whose translation is MSVIAKARELGEEIARSQELAAMIQAQQAMLQDPAAKQIIDEFHQKQRFLQMIQTQGLELTESQKADVEDLEKRMMDNPLITEFFRAQHNFEQLLEEINQIISDAISGGQHSCSDESCSCCCGCEV
- the miaB gene encoding tRNA (N6-isopentenyl adenosine(37)-C2)-methylthiotransferase MiaB, encoding MKERIPTYEVITFGCQMNDHDSEVIAGMLESLGYEPAASTGEADVILVNTCCVRETAENKIYGLLGRLAHLKDKKGDLIIGIAGCMTQQPGVARKIKNRFPQVDLILGTHNLHRLPELLLQARECRERVMEVWDQAGEIVENLPIRRASRVKAWVNITYGCNNFCTYCIVPYVRGRERSRRPEDILNEIRQLVQEGYREVTLLGQNVNSYGKDLPGPTSFARLLAEVDQIPGLWRIRFTTSHPRDFTQELIDTIARCPHVCEHIHLPVQAGSNRILKLMNRGYDRDYYLDLVERIRRAIPGVAITTDIMVGFPGETEEDFAQTMDLVERVRFDGAFTFVYNPRPGTPAARLPEQVPDGIKSERIQKLIERQNEITLAHNQALVGRVEQVLVEGESKTNPEMMSGRTRTNRLVIFPGSSDLAGQLVNVTVTGARLTHLEGKLAATV